A single region of the Gilliamella apis genome encodes:
- a CDS encoding YaeP family protein: MNKYSELIQEKYAQIGSNDLGYIDDALGAVMTVLNEIVDNQQVPTELREKAAYAAANLLISDFDVK, from the coding sequence ATGAACAAATACAGTGAGCTAATTCAAGAAAAATACGCACAAATTGGTAGTAATGATTTAGGTTATATTGATGATGCTTTAGGTGCAGTAATGACAGTTCTCAATGAGATAGTTGATAATCAACAAGTACCAACTGAATTACGAGAAAAAGCCGCATATGCTGCAGCTAATCTACTAATCAGTGATTTTGACGTTAAATAA